Proteins found in one Acinetobacter sp. XH1741 genomic segment:
- a CDS encoding metalloregulator ArsR/SmtB family transcription factor, which translates to MINQVDFFKCLSDQTRLNILKLVLSKQNICVCELTEQLELSQPKISRHLALLRTHGVLLDERKGQWVYYSLNPDLPLWALDILKAIENEESDTRKKQQDQPFTTTTCCD; encoded by the coding sequence ATGATCAACCAAGTCGATTTCTTTAAATGTTTATCTGACCAAACTCGGTTAAACATTCTTAAGTTAGTTCTAAGCAAACAAAACATTTGTGTTTGTGAGCTAACCGAGCAGCTTGAGTTGAGCCAACCGAAAATTTCCAGACATTTAGCCTTATTAAGAACTCATGGCGTATTACTGGATGAAAGAAAAGGACAGTGGGTCTATTACAGCTTAAACCCTGATTTGCCTCTATGGGCTTTAGATATTTTAAAGGCGATAGAAAATGAAGAAAGCGACACCAGAAAAAAACAACAAGATCAGCCGTTCACGACTACAACGTGCTGTGATTAA
- the arsC gene encoding arsenate reductase (glutaredoxin) (This arsenate reductase requires both glutathione and glutaredoxin to convert arsenate to arsenite, after which the efflux transporter formed by ArsA and ArsB can extrude the arsenite from the cell, providing resistance.), translating to MTELVKIYHNPACGTSRNTLALIRHVGLEPMVIEYLKTPPSKDELTQLIQDSKLSVREAIRKNVDPYKDLELEQAHWTDEQLIDFMVQYPILINRPFVVTPKGTRLCRPSEVVLDILDSKNLGYFAKEDSEVIIDEQGRRLK from the coding sequence ATGACTGAGCTAGTGAAAATCTACCATAACCCTGCTTGCGGAACTTCACGCAATACATTGGCACTTATTCGTCATGTTGGACTTGAGCCTATGGTTATCGAATATTTAAAAACACCACCAAGCAAAGATGAGCTGACCCAACTTATTCAGGATTCAAAATTATCTGTACGTGAAGCAATCCGTAAAAATGTTGATCCATACAAAGATTTAGAATTAGAACAAGCCCATTGGACCGATGAACAGTTAATTGATTTTATGGTGCAATATCCAATTTTAATTAATCGCCCATTTGTGGTTACACCAAAAGGCACACGACTTTGCCGCCCTTCTGAGGTTGTGCTCGACATTTTAGATTCAAAAAACTTAGGCTATTTTGCAAAAGAAGATAGCGAAGTGATTATTGATGAGCAAGGCCGCCGTTTAAAGTAA
- a CDS encoding DUF1427 family protein has protein sequence MKMYLLSLAVGLLVGVLYYVLNVKSPAPPLVALVGLLGMVIGEQLLPFIKSYF, from the coding sequence ATGAAGATGTACTTGTTATCTTTGGCTGTAGGGTTGCTTGTTGGTGTCTTATATTATGTTTTAAATGTTAAGTCACCAGCTCCACCTCTTGTTGCATTAGTCGGGTTATTAGGCATGGTAATAGGAGAGCAACTTCTTCCTTTTATTAAGTCCTATTTTTAA
- a CDS encoding amidohydrolase encodes MTEITLILKNGKITTLDPEHPEVQAIAIAEGKVVRTGTNDEIMKLATPKTKVVDLNGRRVIPGLNDSHLHIIRGGLNYNMELRWEGVPSVADALRLLKEQADNTPVPQWVRVVGGWTEFQFAEKRLPTLEEINKAAPDTPVFVLHLYASAMLNRAALDVLGFNKDTPDPPGGKIVRDEKGKPTGLLLATPSAMILYSTLGKAPKLPVEDQVNSTRHFMRELNRLGITSAIDAGGGGQNYPEDYDVIKQLHDQNQMTVRIAYNLFAQKAGQELDDYRRWTEMTFPGDGDELFRMNGAGENLTWSAGDFEDFYEPRPDLPEKMEGELEAIVEHLAEKKWPFRIHATYDESINRLLNVFERVNAKQPFATRFIIDHAETVSERNIERIGALGGGIAIQHRMAYQGEIFVKRYGAEAAQATPPVKKMLELGVPVGAGTDATRVASYNPWVCLYWLSTGKTVGGLPLYDEKNLLDRQTALKLWTKGSAWFSGEKDVKGSLTAGELADLVVLSDDYFKVEAEDIQWIESVLTVLGGKVVYAGAEFKQDDPPLPPASPTWSPVKRFGGQWRLSENRNAPSNQSLQSQSALCACTSSCGMHGHSHAWMLDVPVNDKDKKSFWGALGCSCFAF; translated from the coding sequence ATGACCGAAATAACCCTCATACTTAAAAACGGTAAAATCACTACACTAGATCCCGAGCATCCAGAAGTACAAGCAATTGCCATAGCAGAAGGTAAAGTCGTACGCACAGGCACAAATGATGAGATCATGAAGCTCGCAACACCAAAGACCAAAGTTGTAGATTTAAATGGTCGACGTGTTATACCGGGTTTAAATGACAGTCATCTACATATTATTCGTGGCGGCCTAAATTATAATATGGAGCTGCGCTGGGAAGGAGTGCCTTCTGTAGCAGATGCGCTACGCTTACTTAAAGAGCAAGCTGATAATACTCCCGTGCCACAATGGGTGCGTGTAGTCGGTGGTTGGACTGAATTCCAGTTTGCCGAAAAGCGTTTACCAACCTTAGAAGAAATTAATAAAGCTGCGCCAGATACTCCTGTATTCGTTTTACATTTATATGCTAGTGCCATGCTCAACCGAGCTGCACTTGATGTATTGGGCTTTAACAAAGACACACCTGACCCGCCCGGAGGCAAAATTGTACGGGATGAAAAGGGTAAGCCAACAGGTCTGTTGCTCGCAACGCCATCCGCTATGATTTTATATTCGACTTTAGGTAAAGCACCGAAATTACCCGTTGAAGATCAAGTTAATTCAACTCGTCATTTCATGCGTGAATTGAACCGACTAGGCATTACTTCTGCAATCGACGCGGGCGGTGGCGGTCAAAACTATCCTGAAGATTATGATGTGATTAAGCAATTACACGATCAAAATCAAATGACAGTGCGAATCGCTTATAACCTATTTGCTCAAAAGGCTGGTCAAGAGCTTGATGATTATCGCCGCTGGACAGAAATGACATTTCCGGGCGATGGTGATGAGCTATTCAGAATGAATGGAGCAGGTGAGAACCTGACGTGGTCGGCAGGTGACTTTGAAGATTTCTACGAGCCACGCCCAGATTTGCCAGAAAAAATGGAAGGCGAACTCGAAGCCATTGTCGAGCACTTAGCGGAAAAGAAATGGCCATTTCGTATTCATGCAACCTATGATGAAAGTATTAATCGCTTACTCAATGTGTTTGAGCGCGTCAATGCTAAACAGCCATTTGCAACTAGATTTATTATTGACCATGCCGAAACTGTATCTGAGCGTAATATCGAACGTATTGGTGCGTTAGGCGGTGGTATTGCTATTCAACACCGTATGGCATATCAAGGTGAGATTTTCGTAAAACGTTATGGTGCCGAGGCTGCTCAGGCAACGCCACCCGTCAAGAAAATGTTAGAGCTTGGTGTTCCTGTTGGTGCGGGAACAGATGCGACTCGTGTTGCATCATACAACCCTTGGGTTTGTTTATATTGGCTAAGTACTGGTAAAACAGTTGGTGGTTTGCCTTTATACGATGAAAAAAATCTATTAGACCGTCAAACAGCACTCAAACTCTGGACTAAAGGTTCGGCTTGGTTTTCGGGTGAAAAAGATGTCAAAGGTTCACTCACAGCAGGCGAACTTGCCGACTTGGTTGTATTGTCCGATGACTACTTTAAAGTTGAAGCAGAAGATATCCAGTGGATTGAGTCTGTACTTACTGTTTTAGGCGGTAAAGTGGTCTATGCAGGGGCAGAGTTTAAGCAAGACGATCCGCCGTTACCGCCAGCATCTCCAACATGGTCGCCCGTAAAACGTTTTGGTGGGCAATGGCGTTTATCAGAAAACCGTAACGCGCCATCTAATCAATCATTACAGTCACAAAGTGCATTGTGCGCTTGTACCAGCAGTTGTGGCATGCATGGACATAGTCACGCTTGGATGCTAGATGTTCCTGTAAATGACAAGGATAAAAAGTCTTTCTGGGGCGCACTCGGGTGTTCGTGTTTTGCATTTTAA
- a CDS encoding hydrolase gives MNKSLLEQLSPTNCQVIFIDHQPQMAFGVQSIDRQVLKNNTVGLAKAAKTFNIPVTITTVETESFSGHTYPELLDVFPDTPLLERTSMNSWDDQKVRDSLAKNNRKKVIVSGLWTEVCNNTFAFGAMLEGDYEIYMVADASGGTSKEAHDYSMQRMIQAGVIPVTWQQVLLEWQRDWANRDTYDAVMAIVREHSGAYGMGVDYAYTMVHKAPERTTSKHEVLAPLPAK, from the coding sequence ATGAATAAATCACTTTTAGAACAACTATCACCAACGAATTGTCAGGTTATTTTTATTGATCATCAGCCACAAATGGCTTTTGGGGTACAGTCAATCGATCGTCAGGTATTAAAAAATAATACTGTGGGTTTGGCGAAAGCTGCTAAAACATTCAATATTCCTGTCACGATTACGACAGTTGAGACAGAAAGCTTTTCTGGTCATACCTATCCAGAACTTTTAGATGTATTTCCAGATACGCCACTATTAGAACGTACCTCGATGAATTCATGGGATGACCAAAAAGTACGTGATTCGCTTGCAAAAAATAATCGTAAAAAAGTGATTGTTTCAGGTTTATGGACGGAAGTGTGCAATAACACCTTTGCTTTTGGTGCCATGCTTGAAGGTGATTATGAAATTTATATGGTTGCAGATGCCTCAGGTGGTACCTCAAAAGAAGCACATGATTACTCTATGCAGCGTATGATCCAAGCAGGGGTTATTCCTGTAACTTGGCAACAAGTATTACTTGAATGGCAACGTGATTGGGCAAACCGTGATACGTATGATGCAGTCATGGCAATTGTACGTGAGCATTCTGGTGCTTATGGCATGGGTGTGGACTATGCTTATACGATGGTACATAAGGCACCTGAGCGTACAACATCAAAACACGAAGTACTTGCACCACTTCCTGCAAAATAA
- a CDS encoding LysR family transcriptional regulator, giving the protein MDRLDCISTFVSVVEHGNFSSAARALDISRDLVAKRVCYLENDLKTTLLNRTTRQMNLTTCGEKFYQHCKVILSEFEWATYEISYNQQYPEGELKLNTPMSFSNIFLQNIISDFIGKYPNIKIDLFMTDQLLDMNQHKFDLTIRLDGSAPSLANSKILNTYQRYLYATPKYFQKEGFPTTLDELKDHKFLVYYQDNRHKKLIFQKDQKEVSFNCFPVMTCNNGELLLDMCLKDHGIVFLPEFIAEPYFKEGKLQKCLEDYTSQPLYLYITWPNRKILSKKVKLFVEFLAKHIASIA; this is encoded by the coding sequence ATGGACCGATTAGATTGTATTTCAACGTTTGTAAGTGTCGTAGAACATGGCAATTTTAGTAGTGCTGCCCGTGCGCTTGATATTTCTCGTGATTTAGTAGCAAAACGAGTGTGTTATCTTGAAAATGATTTAAAAACAACATTATTAAATAGAACAACCAGACAAATGAATCTTACAACGTGTGGTGAAAAATTTTATCAGCATTGCAAGGTTATATTGAGTGAGTTTGAATGGGCAACCTATGAGATTAGTTATAATCAGCAATACCCAGAAGGTGAACTCAAATTAAATACGCCTATGTCATTTAGTAATATTTTTCTTCAAAATATTATTTCTGATTTTATTGGGAAATATCCAAATATTAAAATTGATTTGTTTATGACAGATCAATTATTAGATATGAATCAACACAAGTTTGATCTGACCATACGTTTAGATGGGTCTGCACCTAGCTTAGCAAATAGTAAAATTTTAAATACCTATCAACGTTACTTATATGCGACACCCAAATATTTCCAAAAAGAAGGTTTTCCAACTACTTTAGATGAACTCAAAGATCATAAATTTTTAGTGTATTACCAAGATAACCGACACAAGAAATTGATTTTTCAGAAAGATCAAAAAGAAGTGTCTTTTAACTGTTTCCCTGTAATGACCTGTAATAATGGCGAATTATTATTAGATATGTGCCTAAAAGATCACGGTATTGTCTTTCTTCCCGAGTTTATTGCAGAACCTTATTTCAAAGAAGGTAAATTACAGAAATGTTTAGAGGACTATACGAGTCAGCCCCTCTATTTATATATAACATGGCCAAATCGTAAAATTCTCTCAAAGAAGGTCAAACTATTTGTTGAATTTTTGGCTAAACACATAGCATCGATTGCATAA
- a CDS encoding GntR family transcriptional regulator, with the protein MTSGVPQKALELSNDEIDTHIYNAIVDAILNRQLTPGTRLIEAPLCQAFGVTRGVLRRVFVKLAHDKVIEIQPNKGAFVYKHSVEETKEIFEARSMLEIATVKKLAQKSQSLNFSELRTLVDQESHERLAGNWADWIKLSGEFHLKLIAANQNSIMNSYLQTLIARTSLLIGLYEIPKHNNCSANEHRAILNAIEQGNEELATSLMEAHLEHYATTLIEERSTNGPEQNLLSLFQNKNISA; encoded by the coding sequence ATGACATCGGGTGTACCACAAAAAGCCCTAGAATTGAGCAATGATGAAATTGATACGCATATTTATAATGCAATTGTGGATGCTATTTTAAATCGACAGCTCACACCGGGAACCCGTTTGATTGAAGCTCCCTTATGTCAGGCATTTGGAGTTACTCGAGGAGTGCTTCGCAGAGTCTTTGTGAAACTTGCACATGATAAAGTGATTGAAATTCAACCCAACAAAGGTGCTTTTGTTTATAAACATAGTGTGGAAGAGACTAAAGAAATTTTTGAAGCTCGCAGCATGCTTGAAATCGCCACTGTAAAAAAACTCGCACAGAAATCTCAAAGTCTAAATTTTAGTGAGCTTCGAACCTTAGTAGATCAAGAGTCTCATGAGCGTTTAGCGGGAAATTGGGCCGACTGGATTAAACTCTCTGGAGAGTTTCATTTAAAGCTTATCGCGGCAAATCAGAACAGTATTATGAACAGTTATTTGCAGACACTTATTGCGAGAACTTCATTATTAATTGGGCTATATGAAATCCCGAAACATAATAATTGCTCTGCAAATGAGCATCGTGCCATTTTAAATGCGATTGAGCAGGGCAATGAAGAACTTGCAACTTCACTTATGGAAGCACACTTAGAACACTATGCTACGACATTAATCGAAGAGCGAAGTACGAATGGTCCAGAGCAGAATTTATTAAGTCTATTTCAGAATAAAAATATCTCGGCTTGA
- a CDS encoding aspartate/glutamate racemase family protein, whose translation MKIKIINPNTTQSMTDKIAASAKIVTNSDTQIIAVSPQMGPATIESYYDEALSAVGVLEEIRQGELVGVDAYVIACFGDPALYAAREITLAPVIGIAEAAMRTASYVSTGFSVVTTLERTVNMSWHLAHRYGATPFCKNIRACDIAVEELELPDSDAYRTIRDECKKALTEDKSDAIVLGCAGMSDLCLKLQNELGVIVIDGVAAAVKQAEMLVQLNLKTSKVGDWASPPVKNYTGILSGFGMR comes from the coding sequence ATGAAAATTAAAATTATTAATCCTAATACCACTCAAAGTATGACAGACAAAATTGCGGCATCAGCAAAGATAGTCACAAATTCTGATACTCAAATTATAGCAGTGAGTCCTCAAATGGGCCCTGCAACAATTGAAAGTTATTATGATGAAGCCCTAAGTGCAGTAGGTGTGCTGGAGGAAATTCGCCAAGGTGAACTTGTAGGTGTAGATGCTTATGTTATTGCCTGTTTTGGTGACCCTGCACTTTATGCTGCCCGTGAAATAACTTTGGCACCTGTGATTGGGATTGCTGAAGCAGCAATGCGAACTGCAAGTTATGTTAGTACTGGTTTTAGTGTAGTCACAACCTTAGAGCGTACAGTGAATATGAGCTGGCATCTGGCTCATCGCTATGGGGCTACGCCATTTTGCAAAAATATTCGAGCTTGTGATATCGCAGTTGAAGAGCTAGAGCTTCCTGACTCAGACGCCTATCGAACCATACGAGATGAGTGCAAAAAAGCACTCACAGAAGATAAAAGCGATGCAATTGTTTTGGGCTGTGCAGGTATGAGTGACTTATGTTTAAAGCTACAAAATGAGTTGGGAGTGATTGTTATTGACGGCGTTGCAGCAGCAGTTAAACAAGCTGAAATGTTAGTTCAGTTAAATTTAAAAACCAGCAAAGTTGGTGATTGGGCCTCACCTCCTGTAAAGAACTACACAGGCATATTGTCAGGTTTTGGAATGCGCTAA
- the tauD gene encoding taurine dioxygenase: MNTVVANLNIEVIKPTIGAIIHDVDLNALNEHTTQQIQQALLDHQVIFFRKQKLAPQAQADLARSFGTLHVHPIYPSIEEVPEVMVLDSWKQDLRDNELWHTDVTFSKTPPLGCVLQAIKIPPVGGDTLWSSNTAAFKGLSLELQQKLRGLTATHDIRKSFPLERFAHNEEEREKLLQTFKRNPPVVHPVVRTHPVTGEPLLFVSEGFTTRINELAEQESEQLLNFLFEHATQEKFHLRWKWQDGDVAIWDNRCTQHKALFDYGDAHRIMHRATINGDVPFYKNEQQPELAET; encoded by the coding sequence ATGAATACAGTCGTAGCAAATTTAAATATTGAAGTGATCAAGCCTACCATTGGCGCAATTATTCATGATGTCGATTTGAATGCGTTAAATGAACACACGACGCAACAAATCCAGCAGGCTTTGCTTGATCATCAAGTCATCTTTTTCCGAAAGCAAAAATTGGCACCTCAAGCACAAGCCGACTTGGCACGTAGTTTCGGCACTTTACATGTGCACCCGATTTATCCTTCTATTGAAGAGGTGCCTGAAGTGATGGTGCTCGACAGTTGGAAACAAGATTTACGTGATAATGAACTTTGGCACACAGACGTGACATTTAGTAAAACTCCACCTTTGGGCTGTGTTTTACAAGCCATTAAAATTCCACCCGTAGGCGGTGACACGTTGTGGTCGAGTAATACCGCAGCTTTTAAAGGGCTTTCGCTTGAGCTACAGCAAAAATTACGTGGCTTAACTGCAACCCACGATATTCGTAAGTCTTTTCCACTTGAACGTTTTGCTCATAACGAAGAAGAGCGAGAAAAGCTTTTGCAAACATTTAAGCGTAACCCGCCAGTGGTTCACCCCGTGGTGCGTACCCATCCGGTTACAGGTGAGCCTTTGTTGTTTGTAAGTGAAGGCTTTACCACTCGAATTAATGAGTTAGCTGAACAAGAAAGCGAACAGTTACTTAATTTCTTGTTTGAACATGCAACTCAAGAGAAGTTTCATTTACGCTGGAAATGGCAAGATGGTGATGTCGCGATTTGGGATAACCGTTGTACGCAACATAAAGCATTATTTGATTATGGCGATGCCCATCGCATCATGCACCGTGCAACCATTAATGGTGATGTGCCATTTTATAAAAACGAACAACAGCCAGAGTTAGCAGAGACTTAA
- the tauC gene encoding taurine ABC transporter permease TauC, whose product MNTKDNVYEYDKTELKLKPDAQSEKASFLLSFFEKHRTLAVSIISVGSVVALWFLITALHIVPELFLPSPQAVWQKFISVSQEGFMKATLWQHLAASISRVFLALIAAVVIGVPLGLWMGLNKWVRAVLDPLVELLRPIPPLAYLPLLVIWFGIGETTKVLLIFFSILAPVIISSAHGVLSHQLNRERAALSLGASQSQVFWHVILPTALPHIITGIRIGLGVGWSTLVAAELVAADRGIGFMVQSAAQFLITDTVILGIIVIAIVAVSFELFLRWLQKQFSPWYGQQL is encoded by the coding sequence ATGAACACTAAAGATAACGTCTATGAATATGACAAAACAGAGCTAAAACTTAAGCCAGATGCGCAATCCGAAAAAGCTTCATTTTTATTGTCATTTTTTGAGAAGCATCGAACTTTGGCGGTTAGCATAATCAGTGTGGGAAGTGTGGTTGCGCTTTGGTTTCTCATTACTGCTTTGCATATCGTACCTGAGCTATTTTTACCGAGTCCACAGGCCGTATGGCAGAAATTTATATCGGTCAGCCAAGAAGGCTTTATGAAAGCAACTTTGTGGCAACACTTAGCAGCCAGTATCTCTCGAGTATTTTTAGCCTTGATTGCTGCTGTAGTGATTGGTGTGCCACTGGGTTTATGGATGGGTTTGAACAAATGGGTTCGCGCTGTTCTAGATCCTTTGGTTGAATTATTACGTCCAATTCCACCGTTAGCTTATTTGCCATTACTGGTGATTTGGTTTGGTATTGGAGAAACCACAAAAGTACTTTTGATTTTCTTCTCGATTTTGGCGCCTGTCATTATTAGTAGTGCGCATGGTGTGTTAAGCCATCAGCTTAATCGTGAGCGTGCTGCACTGTCGCTAGGAGCAAGTCAATCACAAGTCTTTTGGCATGTAATTTTACCAACCGCTTTACCTCATATTATTACCGGTATTCGTATTGGTCTCGGGGTAGGTTGGTCAACATTAGTTGCAGCAGAGTTAGTTGCAGCAGATCGTGGTATTGGTTTTATGGTGCAATCGGCAGCGCAGTTCTTAATTACCGATACGGTGATTCTGGGCATTATTGTGATTGCGATTGTCGCAGTTAGTTTTGAGCTGTTTTTACGTTGGTTACAAAAACAGTTTTCTCCTTGGTATGGTCAGCAGTTGTAG
- a CDS encoding ATP-binding cassette domain-containing protein — MSVLEAKHIHLTFPKQQKPVLQDINLTIEEGSLTVILGESGCGKTTLLNILAGFQKPSSGDVLVNHEVVNGPDVTRAVVFQDHALLPWLNVADNVGFALQLKGLKRAEIEAQVNAILKIVGLSHVEKANIWELSGGMKQRVGIARALISHAPFILLDEPFAALDAFTRENMQQLVLDLWIQQNKSFFLITHDIEEALLLSNQLVLMTAHPGKIVETLHLDFAERYRQGESIRSIKSDPQFIQLREQLFESLRAQKQSGKEALPI, encoded by the coding sequence ATGAGTGTACTAGAAGCCAAACATATTCATCTGACTTTTCCTAAACAGCAAAAGCCAGTTTTACAAGACATTAACCTAACCATTGAAGAAGGCTCTTTAACCGTCATTTTAGGTGAGTCAGGTTGTGGCAAAACGACTTTGCTTAATATCTTGGCAGGTTTTCAAAAGCCGAGTTCAGGTGATGTGCTTGTAAATCATGAAGTGGTAAATGGACCGGATGTAACCCGTGCTGTGGTGTTTCAGGATCATGCTCTACTTCCTTGGTTGAATGTTGCAGATAATGTTGGCTTCGCTTTGCAGTTAAAAGGTTTAAAGCGTGCAGAGATTGAAGCACAAGTGAACGCAATTTTAAAAATTGTAGGTTTAAGTCACGTTGAAAAAGCCAATATCTGGGAACTTTCCGGTGGTATGAAACAACGTGTTGGTATTGCCAGAGCTTTGATCAGCCACGCGCCGTTTATTTTATTAGATGAACCTTTTGCTGCATTAGATGCTTTTACACGTGAAAACATGCAGCAGTTAGTGCTCGATTTATGGATTCAACAAAATAAAAGCTTCTTTTTAATTACGCATGACATTGAAGAAGCATTGTTGCTGAGTAATCAGTTAGTTCTGATGACAGCACATCCGGGCAAAATTGTAGAAACTCTACATCTCGATTTTGCTGAACGATATCGTCAGGGTGAGTCTATTCGCTCGATTAAATCGGACCCTCAATTTATTCAGCTCAGAGAACAGCTATTTGAAAGTTTAAGGGCACAAAAACAAAGCGGTAAGGAGGCGTTACCTATATGA
- the tauA gene encoding taurine ABC transporter substrate-binding protein — protein sequence MKDHEIMSTKTKPLIITAIVIVAIVAFIVWQNKKDNNTSASVRDSKPVVIAYQTGVDPSKVAQANGDYEKQSQRTIQWKKFDAGSDVVNALASGDVVLGNIGSSPLAAAASRDLPIEVFLITSKLGGSEALVVSNKSGIKSPKDLIGKTIAVPFVSTTHYSLLSALKHWNIPEDKVKIINLRPPEISAAWERGDIDAAYVWEPALSKAKASGTVLTDSKQVGEWGAPTYDLWVVRKDFAEKNPDFLKAFVKTTLEQLEKYNQDPAAYVRDGDNVQKIAQLTGSDAKDIPLLLGGNIYLDRAQQKQTLDGEFAQNIFDTAKFLKGQGKVDQLKADYKGNVNSSFLQP from the coding sequence TTGAAAGATCATGAAATTATGAGCACTAAGACCAAACCGTTGATTATCACGGCAATTGTTATAGTCGCAATTGTTGCTTTTATCGTATGGCAAAATAAGAAAGACAATAATACAAGTGCGTCAGTTCGTGATAGCAAACCTGTTGTGATTGCTTATCAAACAGGGGTTGACCCAAGTAAAGTTGCACAGGCCAATGGCGACTACGAAAAACAAAGTCAACGAACCATCCAGTGGAAAAAATTTGATGCTGGTTCAGACGTTGTCAATGCACTTGCATCAGGCGATGTCGTGCTCGGTAATATTGGTTCGAGCCCACTTGCTGCTGCGGCCAGCCGTGATTTACCTATTGAAGTATTCTTAATTACATCAAAACTTGGTGGGTCTGAAGCATTGGTGGTAAGTAATAAATCAGGCATCAAAAGCCCTAAAGATTTAATTGGCAAAACCATTGCAGTACCGTTTGTTTCAACCACGCATTACAGCCTTTTATCTGCACTTAAACATTGGAACATTCCAGAAGACAAAGTAAAAATTATTAACTTGCGTCCACCTGAAATTTCAGCTGCTTGGGAACGTGGTGATATTGATGCTGCCTATGTGTGGGAACCTGCTTTAAGTAAAGCTAAAGCATCTGGTACGGTTTTAACTGATTCAAAACAAGTCGGTGAATGGGGCGCTCCAACTTATGATTTATGGGTGGTACGTAAAGACTTTGCCGAGAAAAATCCTGACTTCTTAAAAGCTTTTGTTAAAACCACACTTGAGCAACTTGAAAAATATAATCAAGACCCAGCAGCTTATGTGAGAGATGGCGATAACGTGCAAAAAATTGCGCAGCTCACAGGTTCTGATGCAAAAGATATCCCGCTTTTATTAGGTGGAAATATTTACCTAGATCGTGCTCAGCAAAAACAAACGTTAGATGGTGAATTTGCGCAAAATATTTTTGATACAGCGAAGTTCTTAAAAGGTCAGGGCAAGGTCGATCAACTTAAAGCCGATTATAAAGGCAATGTGAATTCTTCATTTTTGCAGCCTTAA